Sequence from the Paenibacillus riograndensis SBR5 genome:
GGATCGTCCAGCCGCTGAGCACCGCTCCGGCGAGACCGGCAACCCCGGTGAGATAATCCACGAGATGAAAGGTCGACAGATGCTCCCACAGGCTCATGGCGCTCCGGTCCCAGATCGAATAGACGACCACAGGCAGAATCACAATAACGAACAGATAGGCAGGGAACCAGGTGGTCTTCATTAACATGTTAAGGATAAAGCCAATGCCAAACATCATGACAAAGAACAACACGGCCAGAACAAATACAGGAATAAACCCCATCGTACTGCCATCCCCTCTCTCTATAAAGAACCGCACAGCAAACCTTAATTAATAGTAAGTTTACTAGAAAAAATGTAACGAAGCAATGAACATTATCGGCAATTCCGGGTATCCGCCCCATAAGAGCAGGGGTGTGCGTTTGCTCTTGCCTGCCTGCATGCGATACAATGCAGATAGATCAAACGGATTGTACATATATCCATATGCTAAGGAGTGAGAATACATGAACGAAGCCGCGTTGACACTGGAGGGCTGGTATGCCCTGCACGACTTCCGTTCTCTGAACTGGACAGCCTGGACGGCCGCCGATGATGAAGAACGCGC
This genomic interval carries:
- a CDS encoding YuiB family protein; translated protein: MGFIPVFVLAVLFFVMMFGIGFILNMLMKTTWFPAYLFVIVILPVVVYSIWDRSAMSLWEHLSTFHLVDYLTGVAGLAGAVLSGWTIQKLRLGGYKMF